GCGGCGCCGGCGGAAACGGCGGCGCCGCCGCCACCGCCACGGGCAATGGTGCGGCCGGCGGTGCCGGCGGCCGCGGCGGCCTGCTGTGGGGAGCCGGCGGCCTCGGCGGAAACGGCGGGTTCGGAGGCTCCACCAGCGGGACGGGCGGCCTCGGCGGAAACGGCGGCGCCGGGGGGCTATTCGGCGGCGGCGGCGCCGGCGGAAACGGCGGGGATGGCAACAGCGGCGGAAATGGCGGCACCGGCGGCACCGGCGGGCTATTCGCCTCCGGCGGGGTGGGCGGGACCGGCGGGTTCGCCGGCGCCGACGGGGGGACCGGCGGGACCGGCGGTGGCGGCGGGGCGAGCGGGCTATTCGGTCCGGGCGGCGGCGCCGGCGGCAGCGGCGGGGACGGCATCAACAATGCCGCCGGCGGGACCGGCGGGACCGGCGGTGGCGGCGGGCTATTCGCCTCCGGCGGGGCCGGCGGCAGCGGCGGCCAAGGCGTCAGCGGCGCCGGCGGGGCCGGCGGGGAGGGCGGCAACGGCGGCCTGCTGGCCGGCGACGGCGGCTCAGGCGGCACCGGCGGCTACGGCGGCGGCGGACCCGGCGGCGCAGGCGGGGCCGGAGGCAACGCCGGTCTCCTTGCCGGCGTTGGCGGCTCGGGCGGCACCGGCGCGAACTGCCTCAAGAACACCGCCGGCGCCGGCGGTCACGGCGGCAGCGGCGGGCTGTTCGGCTCGGGCGGCTCGGGCGGCAGCGGCGGATTCGGCATCGACGTCGGCGGGATCGGTGGGGCCGCCGGGGCGGGCGGCAACGGCGGCCTGCTGGCCGGCGATGGCGGCTCGGGCGGCACCGGCGGGTTCGGCATGGCCGGCGTGGAAGCCGGTGGCGCC
The nucleotide sequence above comes from Mycobacterium malmoense. Encoded proteins:
- a CDS encoding PE family protein, which translates into the protein MSFVLAVPEMVSTAASSLSDIGSTITTATASAAIPTTGVVAAAGDEVSVGVAALFSAHAQEYQALSARAAAFHAQFVQSLGAGAASYVATEAANASPLQTLGQELLGAVNAPTELLLGRPLIGNGANGAPGTGAAGGAGGILIGNGGAGGSGGAGQAGGQGGAAGLFGTGGAGGNGGAAATATGNGAAGGAGGRGGLLWGAGGLGGNGGFGGSTSGTGGLGGNGGAGGLFGGGGAGGNGGDGNSGGNGGTGGTGGLFASGGVGGTGGFAGADGGTGGTGGGGGASGLFGPGGGAGGSGGDGINNAAGGTGGTGGGGGLFASGGAGGSGGQGVSGAGGAGGEGGNGGLLAGDGGSGGTGGYGGGGPGGAGGAGGNAGLLAGVGGSGGTGANCLKNTAGAGGHGGSGGLFGSGGSGGSGGFGIDVGGIGGAAGAGGNGGLLAGDGGSGGTGGFGMAGVEAGGAGGNAGLLFGSGGNGGTGGLGTGAGGHGGNAGLIGNGGAGGAGGDGGDPGGNGGAGGNAVLLGNGGNGGNGGVGAAPGEGGTGGAAGTGGLIGLPGINGVTSP